One window of the Shewanella maritima genome contains the following:
- the nadE gene encoding ammonia-dependent NAD(+) synthetase, with protein sequence MKGQILREMKVLKAIEPEFEVQRRVAFIKAKLKESHTTSLVLGISGGVDSSVTGRLCQLAVNELNAEQSDKAYQFIAVRLPYHVQKDEDEAQLACQFIEPSKQVTVNIADGVEGVHASTLAGLAGAGIELPEASKVDFVKGNVKARMRMIAQYEIAGMVGGLVVGTDHSAENITGFYTKYGDGACDLAPIFGLNKRQVRQLASYLGAPDVLVTKAPTADLEEDQPQLEDEVALGMTYDQIDDFLEGKDVDDSVEAKLIGIYKRTQHKREPIPTIYD encoded by the coding sequence GTGAAAGGACAAATCTTAAGGGAAATGAAAGTGCTCAAAGCAATTGAGCCTGAGTTTGAAGTGCAGCGCCGCGTTGCCTTTATTAAAGCCAAGCTAAAGGAGTCACATACCACTAGCCTGGTACTTGGGATCAGTGGTGGTGTGGACTCTTCAGTCACTGGGCGTTTATGCCAGTTAGCGGTGAACGAGTTAAATGCCGAGCAAAGCGACAAGGCTTATCAATTTATTGCGGTGCGTTTGCCGTATCACGTGCAAAAAGATGAAGACGAAGCCCAGCTAGCTTGTCAGTTCATTGAGCCAAGTAAACAAGTCACAGTAAACATTGCTGATGGCGTTGAAGGCGTGCATGCATCTACATTAGCAGGTCTTGCAGGCGCGGGTATTGAGCTGCCTGAGGCGAGTAAAGTTGATTTTGTTAAAGGTAACGTTAAAGCGCGTATGCGGATGATTGCCCAGTATGAAATCGCTGGTATGGTTGGCGGTTTAGTAGTGGGCACTGATCATAGCGCTGAGAACATTACTGGCTTTTACACCAAATACGGTGATGGTGCGTGTGATTTAGCACCAATTTTTGGTTTGAACAAACGTCAAGTTCGCCAGCTAGCAAGCTACCTTGGTGCGCCAGATGTATTAGTCACTAAAGCGCCAACGGCTGATTTGGAAGAAGATCAACCGCAGCTTGAAGATGAAGTGGCATTAGGCATGACTTACGATCAAATCGATGATTTCCTAGAAGGCAAAGATGTGGATGACAGCGTTGAAGCCAAGCTAATTGGCATTTACAAGCGTACTCAACACAAGCGCGAGCCAATTCCAACGATTTACGATTAG
- a CDS encoding DUF6942 family protein encodes MPHYQIIGDINAEILIYLPNVPIMPSYEDGVSSAENKPIAPDNPKFCQQLIALNGNHWRKILTIAAKLCAHDESQWRDIKDSLFSSSGTITKCKSCALIICCDKELQPEKTLHRQQEPQVKVDSLINNQTVWHIFAGQQVQQHFNLDLAKQIEKSDADSPDKLPSKTVNRQLLTPYLDYRQFPNKLITEIRKVIHDYD; translated from the coding sequence GTGCCCCATTACCAGATAATTGGTGATATCAATGCTGAAATACTCATTTACCTGCCCAATGTGCCTATCATGCCGAGCTATGAAGATGGAGTATCAAGCGCTGAGAATAAACCCATAGCGCCTGATAACCCAAAATTTTGCCAACAGTTAATTGCTTTAAATGGTAACCATTGGCGTAAAATCCTCACCATAGCGGCGAAGCTATGCGCCCATGATGAAAGCCAGTGGCGAGATATCAAAGATAGCCTGTTCTCTAGCAGTGGAACTATTACTAAGTGTAAAAGCTGTGCCTTGATTATCTGCTGTGACAAAGAATTGCAGCCAGAGAAAACTCTACACCGACAGCAAGAGCCACAAGTGAAAGTTGATTCACTCATCAACAATCAAACCGTGTGGCATATTTTTGCAGGGCAACAAGTTCAGCAACATTTTAATCTCGATTTAGCTAAACAAATTGAAAAATCCGATGCTGACTCACCAGATAAACTGCCAAGCAAAACAGTTAACAGGCAACTATTAACGCCCTACCTGGATTACCGACAATTTCCCAATAAACTGATTACTGAAATTCGCAAGGTTATTCACGACTATGACTGA
- a CDS encoding alpha/beta hydrolase, with protein MRAIVIGSTKHILFALCYALIGIIVAGLFGLVWVLNNRADLDLWHKTELTHQYRGQKGIETLDDYLALEDKLFAEVDTKIYQRYSPTVASAINRFETDSLADPRQWQVNWNRTFVSRSESAQFGVLFIHGMSDSPYSMRHLAENFIDRADVVSLRLPGHGTIPSALTDLHWQDMAKAVALVTKDLKQQLNGKPLYVVGFSTGAALALNHELEKIAKGKQGSYERMVFVSPAIGLPTIAAGAYWQARLGELLGLEKLAWNSIKIEYDPFKYLSFAVNAADVVYGVAQRNLELISQFNPEQQQKIAPILTFQSAVDATVSTSAILNNLYRYLPVGEHQIVMFDVNRNLVNRNLMTNEPLAELATLGLDINKNFDVTLVENISVNSAQVQARTVSHELKGDQFKTLNYIWPQDVFSLSHVALPFPANDPLYGVDVADDYPFIRIGQAIYSGERGLFSVPPSDMLRQKWNPFYPYVVERMQGFIEH; from the coding sequence ATGCGCGCGATTGTTATTGGTTCAACTAAACATATTCTATTTGCTTTGTGCTATGCCCTTATTGGCATTATTGTCGCAGGGTTGTTTGGGCTGGTGTGGGTGTTAAATAATCGTGCGGATTTGGACTTATGGCACAAGACTGAGCTCACCCATCAATATCGCGGTCAAAAGGGCATTGAAACGCTTGATGATTATTTAGCGCTTGAAGATAAGCTGTTTGCAGAGGTCGACACCAAGATTTACCAACGCTACTCGCCAACCGTCGCTTCCGCAATCAATCGTTTTGAAACTGACTCGCTTGCTGATCCAAGGCAATGGCAAGTTAATTGGAATCGCACTTTTGTGTCGCGCAGTGAATCGGCACAATTTGGCGTGTTGTTTATTCACGGTATGTCTGACTCGCCATATTCGATGCGTCATCTGGCTGAAAATTTTATAGACCGTGCAGATGTGGTATCGCTGCGTTTACCTGGGCATGGCACCATTCCTAGCGCGTTAACCGACTTGCACTGGCAAGATATGGCTAAAGCGGTTGCTCTGGTGACCAAGGATCTAAAACAGCAGCTCAACGGTAAGCCGTTATATGTGGTGGGGTTTTCAACTGGCGCCGCGCTTGCGCTTAACCATGAGCTTGAAAAAATAGCTAAAGGTAAGCAGGGAAGTTATGAGCGTATGGTGTTTGTGTCACCCGCTATTGGCCTGCCTACCATTGCTGCAGGTGCTTATTGGCAGGCAAGGTTAGGTGAACTGCTAGGGCTAGAAAAGCTTGCCTGGAATAGCATCAAAATTGAGTACGATCCGTTTAAGTATTTGTCGTTTGCGGTTAATGCGGCCGATGTGGTTTATGGTGTGGCGCAGCGCAATCTTGAGTTAATTAGTCAGTTTAATCCTGAGCAACAACAAAAAATAGCGCCGATTTTAACCTTTCAATCAGCTGTCGATGCTACGGTTTCAACCAGCGCGATTCTTAATAATTTATACCGTTATTTACCAGTGGGTGAGCATCAAATCGTGATGTTTGATGTGAATCGAAACCTGGTGAATCGTAATTTAATGACCAATGAGCCGCTTGCTGAGCTAGCGACATTAGGTTTGGATATAAACAAGAATTTTGATGTAACGCTAGTGGAAAATATCTCAGTAAACTCAGCACAAGTGCAAGCGAGAACCGTTAGTCATGAGTTAAAGGGCGATCAGTTCAAAACACTTAACTACATTTGGCCACAAGATGTGTTTTCACTCTCTCATGTAGCGCTGCCGTTTCCTGCAAATGACCCACTGTATGGCGTTGATGTTGCTGATGACTACCCGTTTATCCGCATTGGGCAGGCGATTTACAGTGGTGAGCGCGGATTATTCAGTGTGCCGCCATCGGATATGCTGAGACAAAAATGGAACCCGTTTTATCCGTATGTGGTAGAGCGGATGCAAGGCTTTATTGAGCATTAA
- a CDS encoding diguanylate cyclase has translation MLTSKKINQQHLTFAIVFGLLGFAINSYPIPFFANVQLVLGNTFYVISAVLFGPWYALITATIAATGLLLAWDSPHVYVIFCLEALFLGYCRKRDIYSLYGSAIYWVFIGSPIFYLYSRVFFDIPSEHVPFTVLKQGINGLIYVSIASLLILFVPRLWNFEGKVQDKKRRQFSAQLTYFMTLMVTVSLLISAIVFNYFYLSRQQDLLQSKLESNASYIGSATENYLNNHKQVIDNAAKQFNLMQSSTEQRQQYLNTLHQSYPGFITMLIANQDAHVINASPSSRFLNIKGDIQQISIKDRDYFIEAFYNRKLFISSVFLGRGLGNEAIIAISAPLFDKGIPTGIIEGSLDLNHISKVEDIAKEAREQSIILLDEQNQIVYASDELGLKPITQFQYNQGNKFYRTSLDLLNIHDIESITPEYFYAKKQLNNGWTLYVVEEFSPLLKLAESQMLNSFIMLLVSLLFSYLISTKISRLLNGPLDLVANHFSKMDAKQLQSLQLDESFPREVYNLYQRLSASKQQLLSHQMALEGIVSKRTKELESANKKLKDLVDKDTLTGLYNRRYAENRFNDVLDFCLRSEQAITVAVLDLDFFKTINDSYGHLAGDECLRQVAKLLKTHFKRDTDIIARYGGEEFILILPISNALKIEQHLNTFRKAIEANEIVMHETGKRFNVTASIGAITANASYSKDLDDWIRIADNNLYQAKDVGRNKVIINIIDDTTLFDENSPIEEKEVKQKLEQPE, from the coding sequence TTGCTGACAAGCAAGAAGATAAACCAACAACATTTAACGTTTGCAATTGTTTTTGGCTTACTTGGATTCGCCATCAACAGCTACCCGATCCCATTTTTTGCTAACGTACAATTAGTATTAGGCAATACCTTTTACGTCATTTCAGCGGTGTTATTTGGCCCCTGGTATGCACTAATTACCGCTACGATTGCAGCTACAGGGTTGCTTTTAGCCTGGGACAGCCCGCACGTCTACGTTATCTTTTGTCTTGAAGCACTTTTTTTAGGTTATTGCCGTAAGCGAGACATTTACTCGTTATATGGCAGCGCAATTTATTGGGTGTTCATCGGCTCACCAATTTTTTACCTATACTCTCGAGTGTTTTTTGATATACCAAGTGAACACGTCCCCTTCACGGTGCTGAAACAAGGTATTAATGGATTAATCTACGTCAGCATTGCTTCACTGCTTATACTGTTTGTCCCAAGATTATGGAACTTCGAAGGTAAAGTTCAGGACAAAAAACGCCGCCAATTCAGCGCCCAGCTAACCTACTTTATGACGCTGATGGTGACAGTTTCACTATTGATTTCGGCAATCGTGTTCAATTACTTTTATTTAAGCCGCCAGCAAGATTTGCTGCAGAGCAAGTTGGAAAGTAATGCGTCTTACATTGGCTCTGCGACTGAAAACTACTTGAACAACCATAAACAAGTCATCGACAACGCTGCTAAGCAATTTAACTTAATGCAATCCTCAACAGAGCAGCGCCAGCAGTATTTAAATACCCTGCATCAATCTTATCCAGGCTTCATTACCATGTTAATAGCTAACCAAGATGCTCATGTTATTAACGCGTCACCTAGTTCTCGGTTTTTAAATATAAAGGGAGATATTCAGCAGATATCGATTAAAGATCGCGACTATTTTATTGAGGCTTTTTACAACCGTAAGTTGTTTATCTCTTCAGTTTTCTTAGGCAGAGGCTTAGGTAATGAGGCCATTATCGCCATCAGCGCCCCGCTATTCGATAAAGGGATACCTACTGGTATCATTGAAGGTTCGCTAGATTTGAACCATATCAGTAAAGTAGAAGATATTGCTAAAGAAGCGCGCGAGCAATCAATCATCCTACTTGATGAGCAAAACCAAATAGTCTATGCCAGCGATGAATTAGGCCTTAAACCCATCACTCAATTTCAATACAACCAAGGAAATAAGTTTTACCGTACCAGTTTAGACCTACTCAATATTCATGACATAGAATCCATTACTCCTGAGTATTTCTACGCTAAAAAGCAACTTAATAACGGCTGGACGCTATATGTTGTTGAGGAGTTCTCGCCACTACTAAAGTTAGCAGAAAGCCAAATGCTCAACAGTTTTATCATGTTATTGGTGTCACTGCTCTTCTCTTATCTGATATCAACCAAGATTAGCCGCTTGCTTAATGGTCCGCTTGATTTAGTCGCCAACCACTTTAGTAAAATGGACGCTAAACAGTTGCAAAGTTTACAACTTGACGAGTCATTTCCTCGCGAGGTCTACAACCTGTACCAAAGACTATCTGCCAGTAAGCAGCAATTGCTGTCACACCAAATGGCGTTAGAAGGCATTGTCAGTAAGCGCACTAAAGAGCTAGAAAGCGCCAACAAAAAACTAAAAGACCTAGTTGATAAAGACACATTAACTGGATTGTACAACCGCCGTTATGCCGAAAATCGATTTAATGATGTATTGGATTTCTGTTTGCGCAGTGAACAGGCCATTACTGTCGCAGTGCTAGATTTAGATTTCTTTAAAACCATTAACGACTCATACGGTCATCTGGCCGGTGATGAGTGCTTAAGACAAGTCGCTAAACTGCTAAAAACGCACTTTAAACGTGATACTGACATTATTGCTCGCTATGGCGGTGAAGAGTTTATTCTTATCTTACCTATCTCGAATGCGCTTAAAATTGAGCAACACCTCAACACCTTCCGCAAAGCCATTGAAGCCAATGAAATCGTTATGCATGAAACCGGTAAGCGCTTTAACGTGACTGCCAGTATTGGCGCGATTACCGCCAATGCCAGCTACTCGAAAGACTTAGACGACTGGATCCGCATTGCGGATAACAACCTTTATCAGGCTAAAGATGTAGGTCGCAATAAGGTGATTATTAACATCATTGATGACACCACCCTATTCGATGAGAATTCGCCAATTGAAGAAAAAGAAGTAAAACAGAAACTAGAACAACCCGAATAG
- a CDS encoding DUF4212 domain-containing protein, with product MAFENNDKAAGYWKENLRLVLSLLAIWAAVSFGCGILLVDVLNEITFMGFKLGFWFAQQGAMYVFVALIFVYVAKANALDKKYNVQED from the coding sequence ATGGCTTTTGAAAATAACGATAAGGCAGCAGGCTACTGGAAAGAGAACCTACGTCTCGTTCTTAGTTTGTTGGCAATATGGGCAGCAGTGTCTTTTGGATGCGGTATTTTATTGGTGGATGTGCTCAATGAAATTACCTTCATGGGATTCAAATTAGGCTTCTGGTTCGCGCAGCAAGGCGCAATGTATGTGTTCGTGGCATTGATTTTTGTCTATGTGGCAAAAGCTAATGCATTGGACAAAAAATACAACGTGCAAGAAGACTAA
- a CDS encoding sodium:solute symporter family protein — translation MDVQTLTYLIVGATFALYIGIAIWSRAGSTKEFYVAGGGVPPVMNGMATAADWMSAASFISLAGIVSFVGYDGSVYLMGWTGGYVLLALCMAPYLRKFGKFTVPDFIGDRYYSQAARTVAVVCAIFICFTYIAGQMRGVGVVFSRFLEVEVETGVYIGMAVVFFYAVLGGMKGITYTQVAQYCVLIFAFMVPAIFISVMMTGHVLPQIGFGAELIDAAGNGTGTYLLDKLDGLSSELGFSQYTEGSKGMIDVFFITGALMFGTAGLPHVIVRFFTVPKVKDARVSAGWALVFIAIMYTTVPALAAFSRVNMIETINGPESTGVAYETAPDWIKNWEKTGLIKWDDKNNDGNIYYSNGDANEMKIDRDIMVLATPEIADLPAWVIALVAAGGLAAALSTSAGLLLVISTSVSHDLLKKSFMPDISDKQELLYARIAAAAGIVMAGYFGINPPGFVAAVVAIAFGLAAASLFPAIVMGIFSRTINKEGAIAGMVVGLTFTAAYIIYFKFVNVGANNADNWFLGISPEGIGMLGMFINFAVAFAVSKVTAAVPDHVVEMVESIRFPKGAGEAHDH, via the coding sequence ATGGACGTTCAAACACTGACCTACCTAATTGTTGGCGCAACGTTTGCGCTGTACATAGGTATCGCGATTTGGTCTCGCGCAGGTTCTACTAAAGAGTTCTACGTTGCTGGTGGTGGGGTGCCTCCAGTGATGAACGGTATGGCAACTGCCGCTGACTGGATGTCGGCCGCATCGTTTATTTCATTAGCAGGTATTGTGTCGTTTGTGGGTTATGACGGCTCGGTTTACCTTATGGGCTGGACTGGTGGCTATGTATTACTAGCACTGTGTATGGCGCCGTACTTACGTAAGTTTGGTAAGTTTACTGTGCCAGACTTTATTGGCGACCGTTACTACTCACAAGCGGCGCGTACGGTAGCGGTTGTGTGTGCCATCTTCATTTGTTTTACCTATATTGCAGGCCAAATGCGTGGTGTTGGCGTGGTATTCTCGCGCTTCCTAGAGGTTGAAGTTGAAACTGGCGTGTACATTGGTATGGCTGTGGTGTTCTTCTATGCGGTGCTCGGCGGCATGAAAGGTATTACCTATACTCAGGTTGCTCAATACTGTGTGCTTATCTTTGCATTCATGGTGCCAGCGATTTTCATCTCAGTGATGATGACAGGTCACGTATTACCACAAATTGGCTTTGGTGCTGAATTGATTGATGCAGCCGGTAATGGTACTGGCACATACTTGCTCGATAAGCTCGATGGATTATCCTCCGAGCTAGGCTTCTCCCAATATACCGAAGGCTCTAAGGGCATGATTGACGTGTTCTTTATTACTGGTGCTCTGATGTTTGGTACTGCGGGTCTGCCACATGTAATTGTACGTTTCTTCACTGTACCTAAAGTTAAAGATGCACGTGTATCGGCTGGTTGGGCACTTGTGTTCATCGCGATTATGTACACTACGGTTCCTGCATTAGCGGCATTCTCTCGTGTAAACATGATTGAAACCATCAATGGCCCTGAATCAACAGGTGTTGCTTATGAAACTGCACCAGATTGGATTAAAAACTGGGAGAAAACAGGCCTAATTAAGTGGGACGATAAAAACAACGACGGCAACATCTACTATTCGAACGGTGATGCCAATGAGATGAAGATTGACCGAGACATCATGGTACTGGCGACGCCTGAAATTGCAGATTTACCAGCATGGGTTATCGCGCTAGTTGCAGCTGGTGGTTTAGCTGCGGCGCTATCAACATCTGCCGGTCTGCTGTTAGTTATCTCTACCTCGGTGTCCCATGATTTACTTAAGAAGAGCTTTATGCCAGATATCTCCGATAAGCAAGAGTTGTTGTATGCTCGGATTGCGGCGGCGGCAGGTATTGTAATGGCCGGTTACTTCGGTATTAATCCGCCAGGCTTTGTTGCCGCAGTGGTTGCAATTGCATTTGGTTTAGCTGCTGCGTCACTATTCCCAGCGATTGTAATGGGCATCTTCTCTCGCACTATCAATAAAGAGGGCGCGATTGCAGGTATGGTTGTGGGTCTAACCTTTACCGCAGCGTACATTATCTACTTCAAGTTTGTGAATGTAGGTGCTAACAATGCAGATAACTGGTTCTTAGGTATTTCGCCTGAGGGTATCGGTATGTTGGGTATGTTCATCAACTTCGCTGTCGCATTTGCGGTGAGCAAAGTAACCGCAGCGGTACCTGATCATGTTGTTGAAATGGTTGAGTCTATTCGTTTCCCTAAAGGTGCAGGCGAAGCACACGACCACTAA
- a CDS encoding DUF294 nucleotidyltransferase-like domain-containing protein → MDESEILPIVQFLQSLVPFDALTEADLRQASLSLTVGYYGKASRYVPLKPDNKQLFIVRSGAFEVRDGQGELIDRLGEGDYFGFPSLLTGEEVTNKVAILEDSLVYHLSEQTFDFLRANYRSFDQFFNRAYARRMRHQGRFTAKDLTTTSKVNVLMAKSPITISGNESVQSAAKLMQSQRVSSLLVVDNQKLVGILTDRDLRNRVLAQGFDGSLKVFQAMTREPVSLGPNSLTFEAMLALSEHNIHHLPIVDAGVPVGMITSSDILRAQSSQPLLLIKEIDKQDSVESLVQVSKQIPVLLQNLVSADARAEEIGRVLTSVTDALTRRLIDINQTLLGKAPMPFCWLAFGSQGRQDQVACSDQDNGLLLAHEPDEFAASYFEQLSKAVCKGLNDCGYVFCPGDIMAQNPKWRMGLSQWQQCFSKWVNNPDPKALMHASIFFDMRAVYGPQSLFDELQISVLNATKDNDIFLAGMTNNALNENPPLGFFRKFVLERDGSELKGMDLKHKGSAIINDIARVYALSAGITEVNTAKRIRLLMEQKIINRKDALNLADAHEFIAHMRLSNQGYQATHQLPLSNYLKPQHLSSLMRHQLRDAFKVVHDAQAGLKLKFTRSF, encoded by the coding sequence ATGGATGAAAGCGAAATCCTACCGATTGTTCAGTTCTTACAATCTCTAGTTCCCTTTGACGCTTTGACCGAGGCAGATTTGCGTCAGGCGAGCTTGTCACTCACTGTTGGCTATTATGGCAAAGCAAGTCGTTATGTGCCGTTAAAGCCTGATAATAAGCAGCTTTTTATTGTGAGAAGCGGCGCGTTTGAGGTAAGGGACGGCCAAGGCGAACTGATTGATAGGCTAGGCGAGGGCGACTATTTTGGTTTCCCTTCACTGCTTACGGGTGAAGAAGTCACTAACAAAGTAGCGATTTTAGAAGACAGTTTGGTGTATCACCTTTCTGAACAAACCTTTGATTTTTTGCGCGCAAATTACCGCAGTTTTGATCAGTTTTTCAATCGAGCATACGCCAGGCGCATGCGCCATCAAGGCAGGTTTACCGCAAAAGACCTCACTACAACAAGTAAAGTTAACGTACTGATGGCCAAATCACCTATAACGATTTCGGGCAATGAATCAGTGCAATCTGCGGCAAAGTTAATGCAGAGTCAAAGGGTAAGCTCGCTGTTAGTGGTCGATAATCAAAAGCTGGTGGGAATTTTAACCGATCGCGATCTACGAAATAGGGTATTGGCGCAGGGATTCGATGGCAGTTTAAAGGTATTCCAGGCTATGACGCGAGAGCCAGTATCCCTTGGCCCCAATAGCTTAACTTTCGAGGCGATGCTTGCGCTGAGTGAGCACAATATTCATCACTTACCTATAGTTGATGCGGGTGTGCCGGTCGGCATGATCACCAGTAGTGATATATTACGCGCGCAGAGCTCACAGCCACTGCTGTTAATCAAAGAAATAGATAAGCAAGATAGCGTTGAATCATTGGTTCAGGTGAGTAAACAAATCCCGGTATTGCTGCAAAACTTAGTGAGCGCAGATGCACGAGCGGAAGAAATCGGCCGCGTGCTCACTTCTGTAACGGATGCGCTCACAAGGCGTTTAATTGACATCAATCAAACGCTTTTAGGCAAAGCGCCAATGCCATTTTGTTGGTTAGCCTTTGGCTCACAGGGCAGGCAAGATCAAGTGGCTTGCTCAGATCAAGATAACGGTTTATTGCTGGCTCATGAACCTGATGAATTTGCAGCATCTTACTTTGAGCAATTATCTAAAGCCGTGTGCAAAGGGCTCAATGACTGTGGTTATGTGTTTTGCCCCGGCGACATTATGGCGCAGAACCCTAAGTGGCGTATGGGTTTAAGCCAGTGGCAGCAGTGTTTTAGTAAGTGGGTGAACAACCCTGATCCCAAAGCGCTAATGCATGCCAGTATTTTCTTTGATATGCGCGCAGTTTATGGGCCGCAATCTTTGTTTGATGAGCTGCAAATCAGTGTGCTAAATGCCACCAAAGACAATGACATCTTTTTGGCAGGCATGACCAATAATGCCCTTAACGAAAACCCGCCGCTCGGATTCTTTAGAAAGTTTGTTTTAGAGCGTGATGGCAGCGAGCTTAAGGGGATGGATTTAAAGCACAAAGGCAGCGCAATTATCAATGATATTGCCAGAGTCTATGCGCTGAGTGCGGGGATTACGGAGGTGAATACCGCTAAGCGGATACGTTTGCTGATGGAGCAGAAAATCATTAACCGTAAAGATGCGCTCAATCTTGCCGATGCTCATGAGTTTATCGCTCACATGCGCCTTTCGAACCAAGGTTACCAAGCGACTCACCAATTGCCGCTGAGTAATTATCTTAAGCCGCAACATTTATCTTCGTTAATGCGTCACCAATTGCGTGATGCTTTTAAAGTGGTCCATGATGCTCAGGCCGGGTTGAAGCTTAAATTCACTCGGAGCTTTTAG
- a CDS encoding exonuclease domain-containing protein, whose translation MSITKCVWYRFWLSRYATKIDMNELSQYQLAMAGGFGDTAAQAELVAIDLEMTGLDPINDQIVSIGLVPIKQAQIPLVGARQKFIEIKGSVGDSAAVHGVVDDTLASALSLNEALLWFIEQTRGKVLVAHHAQLDVQFLQAKISQQFGVNLAFVAIDTLQIEKQRWLKQHEVIKEGCLRLGASRERYQLPVYSAHDALVDALACAELLIAQLNAMGDSETTKLVELAQLYR comes from the coding sequence GTGAGTATTACTAAGTGTGTCTGGTATCGCTTTTGGTTGAGCCGCTATGCAACCAAGATAGATATGAACGAGTTGAGTCAATATCAACTGGCAATGGCAGGTGGTTTTGGCGATACAGCTGCGCAGGCTGAGTTAGTTGCCATTGACCTTGAAATGACAGGGCTAGATCCGATAAATGATCAAATCGTTAGCATTGGTTTAGTGCCGATTAAACAAGCTCAAATCCCTTTAGTTGGGGCGCGGCAAAAGTTTATTGAAATCAAAGGCAGTGTTGGCGACAGCGCTGCAGTGCATGGTGTAGTCGATGACACGCTAGCCTCTGCGCTTTCGTTAAATGAAGCTTTACTTTGGTTTATTGAGCAAACTCGCGGCAAAGTATTGGTAGCCCATCATGCTCAGTTAGATGTTCAGTTTCTACAGGCAAAAATATCGCAGCAGTTTGGGGTAAACCTTGCTTTTGTGGCTATTGATACCTTACAAATTGAGAAGCAACGCTGGCTTAAACAGCATGAAGTAATAAAAGAGGGTTGTTTACGTTTGGGTGCGAGTCGTGAGCGATATCAGCTCCCCGTTTACAGTGCTCACGATGCTTTGGTTGATGCTTTGGCATGCGCCGAGCTGTTAATTGCTCAATTAAATGCAATGGGAGATAGCGAGACGACCAAGCTAGTGGAGCTGGCTCAGCTATATCGATAG
- a CDS encoding ketoacyl-ACP synthase III, with translation MQYAHITGWGKCVPPATLTNHDLSTFMDTSDEWIKPRTGISKRHISHVNTSELATVAAKRALDCAGIEGKDLDLIILATASPDTLIPNIASTVQAEVGATCGAFDINAACSGFLYGLGLGNSMIQSGQYKRVLVVGAERLSFYLDWSRRETAVLFGDGAGAVVLEASEQQGGIMGYELNNDPAGRDILASGFGTQMDRFEADSLDFYINLNGQEVFKRAIHGMGTLSKKVLEKCELTKEDVDLVIPHQANERIIDTLISRMKIDKEKAFVNIAEYGNTSAATIPIAICDALDQGRIQPGQTILSCAFGAGLTSAAVLLKWGERTTPIKQSDAELPECTQGALEIIKPAVDYFLGREQNNAK, from the coding sequence ATGCAGTACGCACATATTACAGGCTGGGGAAAATGTGTACCACCAGCAACCTTAACGAACCATGATCTATCTACCTTCATGGACACGTCTGATGAATGGATTAAGCCGCGTACCGGTATTAGTAAGCGCCATATTAGCCATGTGAACACATCAGAGCTAGCCACAGTTGCAGCTAAACGAGCGCTAGACTGCGCGGGTATTGAAGGTAAAGACTTAGATCTTATCATTTTGGCAACGGCCAGCCCTGACACGCTAATTCCAAATATTGCATCAACCGTTCAAGCTGAAGTGGGTGCAACATGTGGTGCATTTGATATCAACGCAGCATGTAGTGGCTTCCTTTATGGCCTTGGTTTGGGCAACTCAATGATCCAAAGTGGTCAATACAAGCGCGTACTTGTAGTCGGTGCTGAGCGACTGTCTTTCTACCTAGACTGGTCTCGCCGTGAAACCGCAGTGTTATTTGGTGATGGTGCGGGCGCAGTTGTACTGGAAGCATCTGAGCAGCAAGGTGGCATCATGGGTTACGAGCTAAATAACGACCCTGCTGGTCGCGACATTTTAGCATCGGGCTTTGGTACACAAATGGATCGATTTGAAGCTGACTCGCTGGACTTTTACATCAACTTAAACGGCCAGGAAGTGTTTAAGCGCGCGATTCACGGCATGGGCACACTGAGTAAGAAGGTGCTAGAAAAGTGTGAGCTAACTAAAGAAGACGTGGATTTAGTTATCCCGCACCAAGCAAACGAGCGCATTATCGATACCTTAATCAGCCGCATGAAAATCGATAAAGAAAAAGCCTTCGTCAATATTGCAGAATACGGTAACACATCTGCGGCAACTATCCCGATTGCGATTTGTGATGCACTAGATCAAGGCCGTATTCAGCCAGGACAAACGATACTATCTTGCGCATTTGGTGCTGGTTTAACTTCTGCGGCCGTTTTACTCAAATGGGGCGAGCGTACAACGCCGATTAAACAGTCAGATGCTGAGCTGCCTGAATGCACTCAAGGAGCGCTAGAAATCATCAAGCCAGCTGTTGACTACTTCTTAGGCCGTGAACAAAATAACGCTAAGTAA